The Blastomonas fulva genome contains a region encoding:
- a CDS encoding lipopolysaccharide biosynthesis protein, with amino-acid sequence MVEDTAPGITDSGFANRVKTAVFWRSGSQIVSQLVMWTTTLAVIRILDPSDYGLFAMTQVVMVMLTFLNGYGFASSLIQQERIDRFRVRQAFGLLLILNFGIAAIQFTAAPTIAAYYNQPMVTDLLRWQTIMYIATPFMAVPEVLMSRALDFRRLAIVNLVSAFVCATTSIVCALSGWGVWTLVAAPASMVWTRAIGLCIAQRFIVWPSFNFKGTGAMIGFGGAMLTSHLLWSIQTQADVLIAGRALDPHALGLYAEALFLAQMFSAKVIPPLNEVAFPAYARLQAEPARLQAAFLKAIALIMLISCPVYAGLAVTAPEAVYTLFGAKWLEMVPLVQLFAIAMPFMTLHVLMAPAVNALGHPRITVRCSAFGAVVMPLMFLVGVQFGVNGLAMGWVIGMPLVLAFTLWQSCPVIGVRVRDVLIACAPGVGAAAAMAALVWTMRVGLAGALDSNLGEVMARLALLAGLGALSYVLLLRMLAPQMLRDAIGLLRRQPPPLEEPVAA; translated from the coding sequence ATGGTTGAAGACACAGCACCTGGAATAACCGACTCTGGCTTTGCCAATCGCGTGAAAACCGCGGTTTTCTGGCGATCGGGCAGCCAGATCGTGAGCCAGCTGGTGATGTGGACCACCACGCTTGCGGTGATCCGAATCCTCGACCCATCCGATTACGGCCTGTTCGCCATGACGCAGGTGGTGATGGTGATGCTCACCTTCCTCAACGGATACGGCTTTGCCAGCTCGCTGATCCAGCAGGAGCGAATCGATCGCTTCCGTGTGCGCCAGGCCTTCGGGCTGCTGCTGATTCTCAACTTCGGCATCGCCGCGATCCAGTTCACCGCCGCACCGACCATTGCGGCCTATTACAACCAGCCGATGGTGACCGACCTGCTGCGCTGGCAGACCATTATGTATATCGCCACGCCCTTCATGGCGGTACCCGAGGTGCTGATGAGCCGGGCGCTCGATTTTCGCAGGCTGGCGATCGTCAATCTGGTCTCGGCCTTTGTGTGCGCGACCACCTCCATCGTCTGTGCGCTGTCGGGATGGGGTGTGTGGACATTGGTCGCCGCGCCCGCATCGATGGTGTGGACCCGCGCGATCGGGCTGTGCATCGCGCAGCGGTTCATCGTCTGGCCAAGCTTCAACTTCAAGGGCACCGGCGCGATGATCGGCTTTGGCGGGGCAATGCTGACCAGCCACCTTTTGTGGAGCATCCAGACCCAGGCCGACGTGCTGATCGCCGGCCGTGCGCTCGATCCGCACGCGCTGGGGCTCTATGCCGAGGCGCTGTTCCTGGCGCAGATGTTCTCCGCCAAGGTGATTCCCCCGCTCAACGAGGTTGCCTTCCCCGCTTATGCCCGGCTGCAGGCGGAACCTGCGCGGCTGCAGGCGGCGTTCCTCAAGGCGATTGCGCTGATCATGCTGATCAGTTGCCCGGTCTATGCCGGGCTGGCGGTCACCGCGCCCGAGGCGGTCTACACATTGTTCGGCGCAAAATGGCTGGAGATGGTGCCGCTGGTCCAGCTGTTCGCGATCGCGATGCCGTTCATGACGCTGCACGTGCTGATGGCGCCCGCAGTCAATGCGCTGGGCCACCCGCGGATCACGGTGCGCTGCTCGGCCTTTGGGGCGGTGGTGATGCCGCTGATGTTCCTGGTCGGCGTGCAGTTCGGCGTGAACGGGCTGGCGATGGGCTGGGTGATCGGCATGCCGCTCGTGCTCGCCTTTACATTGTGGCAGTCCTGCCCGGTGATCGGGGTGCGGGTGCGCGATGTGCTGATCGCGTGCGCGCCCGGGGTCGGCGCCGCGGCGGCGATGGCGGCCCTGGTGTGGACGATGCGGGTGGGCCTGGCAGGCGCGCTCGACAGCAATCTGGGCGAGGTGATGGCGCGGCTGGCGCTGCTCGCTGGGCTTGGCGCGCTCAGCTATGTGCTGCTGCTGCGGATGCTGGCCCCGCAGATGCTGCGCGATGCCATCGGCCTGCTGCGCCGCCAGCCCCCGCCTCTGGAAGAGCCGGTCGCCGCCTGA
- a CDS encoding low molecular weight protein-tyrosine-phosphatase codes for MAERLPAIVFVCLGNICRSPLADGALRHEVARRGLGWTVDSAGTGGWHAGDAPDKRAIAVAARHGVDIAGLRARQVRVDDFTRFDLILAMDHDNLAGLHAIAPRAHRADVRLALDLVEGRTGQAVADPYYGDARGFDATWADAQAIAHAVLRHFGAAG; via the coding sequence ATGGCTGAACGACTGCCCGCGATCGTTTTCGTGTGCCTGGGCAACATCTGCCGGTCGCCGCTGGCAGACGGCGCGCTGCGCCACGAGGTCGCGCGGCGCGGACTTGGCTGGACGGTCGATTCGGCAGGGACCGGCGGCTGGCACGCCGGCGATGCGCCCGACAAGCGCGCGATCGCGGTGGCCGCGCGGCATGGCGTCGATATTGCCGGATTGCGCGCGCGGCAGGTGCGGGTGGATGATTTCACCCGGTTCGACCTGATCCTGGCGATGGATCACGACAATCTGGCCGGGCTGCACGCCATTGCTCCGCGCGCGCACCGCGCCGATGTGCGGCTGGCGCTCGATCTGGTCGAGGGACGGACGGGGCAGGCGGTGGCAGACCCCTATTATGGCGATGCGCGCGGGTTCGATGCGACCTGGGCCGACGCGCAGGCGATCGCTCACGCGGTGCTGCGGCATTTCGGTGCGGCAGGCTGA
- a CDS encoding spinster family MFS transporter, which produces MTGTIGTLDTPNPDHPAAPADVPPSAATHASPYAWYGLGILFLVYVLNFIDRQIITILAPDIKADLGLDDADIGFLYGTAFAVFYALFGIPLGRLADSWHRVRLLTLGLAVWSAMTALSGFAKNGTMLGLARMGVGVGEATASPSAYSLISDMFPKRMRGTALAIYSAGLYFGGGISLMIGGFIVAGWNNAYPGGGPMGLVGWQAAFLAVGVPGLLLAAWVATLREPVRGLVDGLPTPPAADPFRGFLQELFAVIPPFTLISAAQRGAAALATNVAAIAIIAFAASGLIWLTGATLQWICIGVGYYAVFSWASSLRRRDSATFALIWGSPAFLYTILGYGCVAFLSYASTAFGPSYAAQVLGESTARIGFWLGGGGAAGGFLGVIMGGRMSDWLRARHESGRIMVIAFGLLTPVIPIYLAFTTASDPASDMDFVRFAIFASLANMFASSALGAAAATTQDLVMPRMRGTATATFFLATTLFGLALGPYLAGQMSVVTGSLSTGVLSILVIVPAGIALLLAAYRSVPLAERTVVERARAAGEDV; this is translated from the coding sequence GTGACGGGAACAATCGGTACTCTGGACACCCCAAACCCGGATCATCCGGCAGCCCCGGCGGATGTGCCCCCGTCCGCCGCAACCCACGCATCGCCTTATGCCTGGTATGGCCTTGGCATCCTGTTTCTCGTCTATGTGCTCAACTTCATCGACCGGCAGATCATCACCATCCTGGCCCCCGACATCAAGGCGGACCTGGGCCTGGACGATGCCGATATCGGCTTCCTCTATGGCACCGCCTTTGCGGTGTTCTACGCCCTGTTCGGCATTCCGCTCGGGCGACTGGCGGACAGCTGGCACCGGGTGCGGTTGCTGACCCTGGGGCTGGCGGTGTGGTCGGCGATGACCGCGCTATCGGGCTTTGCCAAGAACGGCACGATGCTGGGTCTGGCGCGGATGGGCGTGGGCGTGGGCGAGGCGACCGCGAGCCCGTCTGCCTATTCGCTGATCTCGGACATGTTCCCCAAGCGCATGCGCGGCACCGCGCTCGCGATCTATTCGGCGGGGCTGTATTTCGGCGGCGGCATCTCGCTGATGATCGGCGGCTTCATCGTCGCAGGCTGGAACAACGCCTATCCCGGCGGCGGCCCGATGGGGCTGGTCGGATGGCAGGCTGCGTTCCTTGCGGTGGGCGTCCCCGGGCTGCTCCTCGCGGCCTGGGTCGCGACATTGCGCGAGCCGGTGCGCGGTCTGGTCGATGGCCTGCCTACCCCTCCGGCAGCAGATCCGTTCCGCGGCTTTCTGCAGGAGCTGTTCGCGGTGATCCCGCCGTTCACGCTGATTTCCGCAGCACAGCGCGGCGCTGCAGCGCTGGCCACCAACGTGGCGGCCATCGCCATCATCGCGTTCGCCGCCTCCGGGCTGATCTGGCTGACCGGAGCGACGCTGCAATGGATCTGCATCGGCGTCGGCTATTATGCCGTCTTCTCCTGGGCCTCCTCGCTCAGGCGACGCGATTCGGCCACCTTTGCGCTGATCTGGGGATCGCCCGCATTTCTCTACACCATCCTGGGCTATGGCTGCGTCGCCTTCCTGTCTTATGCCTCGACCGCATTCGGCCCCAGCTATGCGGCGCAGGTGCTCGGCGAATCGACCGCGCGGATCGGCTTCTGGCTCGGCGGCGGCGGCGCGGCGGGTGGCTTCCTTGGGGTGATCATGGGCGGACGGATGTCCGACTGGCTGCGGGCGCGGCATGAATCGGGGCGGATCATGGTCATCGCCTTCGGCCTGCTCACGCCGGTCATTCCGATCTACCTGGCCTTCACCACGGCTTCCGATCCTGCATCGGATATGGATTTCGTGCGCTTTGCCATCTTCGCCTCGCTCGCCAACATGTTTGCAAGCTCGGCACTGGGGGCAGCGGCTGCAACCACGCAGGATCTGGTGATGCCGCGGATGCGCGGCACCGCGACCGCGACCTTCTTCCTCGCAACCACCCTGTTCGGGCTGGCGCTCGGGCCCTATCTTGCCGGGCAGATGTCGGTGGTCACCGGCAGCCTGTCGACGGGCGTGCTGTCGATCCTGGTGATCGTGCCTGCGGGGATCGCGCTGCTGCTTGCCGCCTATCGCAGCGTGCCGCTGGCCGAACGCACCGTGGTCGAACGCGCGCGCGCGGCTGGCGAGGATGTCTGA